Proteins from a genomic interval of Vicia villosa cultivar HV-30 ecotype Madison, WI unplaced genomic scaffold, Vvil1.0 ctg.001687F_1_1, whole genome shotgun sequence:
- the LOC131636296 gene encoding mediator of RNA polymerase II transcription subunit 17-like, translating into MEEGMELQLSLDKLPIKRLDSIEENGIERFPLDVDYDEKRTSLIRRIDFAWAIEKDEEKKKQKKSSKEASTPWQWQGMVENLQFAHQELSVIIDIINTVEANDAVAVASMNRPKSLPNETLSDLAVSAATKLQCYRQVGKYFKQSAKAFEQQVAREARFYGALIRLQQNWKVKRQRQTSLVPGNEGFTFDLFDNSYDQGAIFRSPHMSTVRVNHDAAGMLAINVSPELCHSLQFGFVGAQPDDIQKKSNEDKSHLPGEDCLEESGIESSNDEKCVKKTHFLLRDVHKAIFNEQVFDLVNREAFSTSTGYTLTGIRENYLQLSLGQGTSVYLSLVSSGQDRHTVEGELTNNADDAFSTLGSSDILMHDAQKNTLRKTGQLSNSTCYEIYLQQIYHEHIFGKGSEKQITSGNRLSGAQAKDGSTLLGHFFMSLSHRIFSSKILAEMENVVFKVPYLQLISNPTWHSRESSWTLFMEVPSSILRGCQIKTSDHFDKNAVKRQFWTKVVVIDDCINVKAEGSPNVAGLFKGKSEDTHSINQYNCNLVDLPVIILQQVASQIVNWLYHEALMVGIKANRDFLCLSFELEQGETLGLVANVDPEDNDACISWWLVMDDSFAEVQKLNTNLTDGASEYRKFLGPLSLDLLYATLIDVIALVSGGGQ; encoded by the exons ATGGAGGAAGGCATGGAATTGCAACTTTCCCTTGACAAGCTCCCAATCAAGCGCTTGGATTCCATTGAAGAAAATGGAATTGAACGATTCCCTTT AGATGTGGATTACGATGAAAAGCGGACCTCTCTAATCAGGCGAATTGACTTTGCTTGGGCCATTGAGAAGGATGAGGAGaaaaagaagcagaagaagagcTCAAAGGAGGCCTCAACACCATGGCAATGGCAAGGCATGGTGGAGAATTTGCAGTTCGCTCATCAGGAGCTCTCTGTCATCATAGATATCATCAACACT GTGGAAGCAAATGATGCAGTAGCTGTGGCTAGCATGAACAGGCCAAAATCATTACCAAATGAAACTTTGTCAGACCTTGCTGTATCTGCAGCCACGAAGCTTCAATGCTACCGT CAAGTTGGGAAATATTTCAAGCAATCTGCCAAAGCTTTTGAACAGCAGGTTGCTCGGGAAGCTAGATTTTATGGTGCCCTTATCAG GTTGCAGCAAAACTGGAAAGTAAAACGGCAACGACAGACATCTTTAGTTCCAGGGAATGAAGGCTTCACTTTTGACCTCTTTGATAACTCGTATGATCAAGGAGCCATTTTTCGGTCACCTCATATGTCCACTGTTCGTGTCAATCATGATGCAGCTGGGATGCTGGCAATAAATGTGTCTCCCGAATTATGTCATTCTCTTCAATTTGGTTTTGTTGGTGCACAGCCAGATGACATACAGAAGAAATCCAATGAAGACAAATCCCACTTACCTGGTGAGGATTGCTTGGAAGAATCTGGAATAGAATCTTCAAATGATGAGAAGTGTGTGAAGAAAACACATTTTCTCCTTCGTGATGTACATAAAGCAATTTTCAACGAGCAG GTATTTGATCTAGTGAATCGCGAAGCATTTAGCACTTCTACCGGTTACACTCTGACTGGAATACGGGAAAATTATTTACAATTAAGTTTAGGTCAAGGAACCTCAGTGTACTTATCACTGGTGTCCTCTGGTCAAGATCGTCATACAGTCGAAGGTGAACTTACCAATAATGCAGATGATGCATTTTCAACTTTGGGATCGTCTGACATATTAATGCATGATGCCCAAAAAAACACTCTTAGGAAGACTGGGCAGCTTTCTAATTCTACATGCTATGAGATTTACCTTCAACAGATTTATCACGAGCATATATTTGGAAAAGGCAGCGAAAAGCAAATTACCTCTGGTAATCGTTTATCTGGTGCACAGGCAAAAGATGGATCAACTCTTCTTGGTCACTTTTTCATGTCTTTGTCTCATAGGATATTTTCAAGTAAAATTCTTGCAGAGATGGAAAATGTG GTCTTCAAGGTCCCTTATCTCCAACTAATTTCCAATCCCACGTGGCATTCTCGGGAGTCATCATGGACCTTATTCATGGAGGTTCCTTCATCTATTCTTCGTGGTTGCCAAATCAAAACTTCCGATCATTTTGATAAAAATGCTGTCAAGCGTCAGTTTTGGACTAAGGTCGTGGTAATTGATGATTGCATCAATGTTAAAGCAGAAGGTTCTCCTAATGTGGCAGGTCTGTTCAAGGGAAAATCTGAGGATACCCACTCAATAAACCAATATAATTGCAACTTAGTTGATCTTCCTGTGATTATTTTGCAGCAG GTGGCTAGCCAGATTGTTAATTGGCTATATCATGAAGCTCTGATGGTTGGGATAAAGGCAAATCGGGACTTCTTATGCTTATCGTTTGAACTGGAGCAGGGCGAAACACTTGGCCTTGTTGCAAACGTGGATCCAGAAGATAATGACGCCTGTATATCTTGGTGGTTAGTCATGGATGATAGTTTTGCAGAGGTGCAAAAGCTTAATACCAACCTCACTGATGGTGCATCTGAATATAGGAAATTCTTAGGTCCCTTGTCTCTTGATTTGTTATATGCTACCCTGATAGATGTAATTGCCCTTGTTAGTGGTGGTGGCCAATGA